The genomic stretch AGGCCGGCCTTGCTGGCGCCGTAGGCGGGGGCGTCGGGCTCACCGCGGAAGGCGCCGCGGGAGGTGATGTTGACGATGCGGCCGCCGCCGGCCTCCACCATGTGCCGGGCCGCCCCGTGGCTGAGCACCGCCGGCCCCAGGAGGTTGGCGCCGAGGGTGCGGCGCCAGGCTTCGTCCCAGGTAGCGGCGTCGCTGGTCAAGGGCGGATGGGTCTCGAAGATGCCGGCGTTGTTGACCAGCACGTGGAGTCCCCCACAGCGTTCGAGAACCTCCTCGATCAGGCCGCGGGCGGCGGCGGGATCTCCCAGGTCGGCCCCCAGGCAGAGGTGCTCGGAAGAATCCAGAATTGCCGGCAGAGCCGCGCGCAGGGCTTCCGCGGCTTCCCGCCCGCGGTGGTAGTGCAGCACCACCCGCGCTCCGCGGCGGGCGAAGGCGTGG from Acidobacteriota bacterium encodes the following:
- a CDS encoding SDR family oxidoreductase; protein product: MSPAISNTPEAASFDGQVVLVTGASGGIGSAIAHAFARRGARVVLHYHRGREAAEALRAALPAILDSSEHLCLGADLGDPAAARGLIEEVLERCGGLHVLVNNAGIFETHPPLTSDAATWDEAWRRTLGANLLGPAVLSHGAARHMVEAGGGRIVNITSRGAFRGEPDAPAYGASKAGLNAFGQSLAKALAPHGVFVFSIAPGWVDTDRVAPFVHGEKEDEIRRESPLGRVATPEEVARSVVFLASPGNDSLTGCILDLNGASYLRT